One part of the Ziziphus jujuba cultivar Dongzao chromosome 2, ASM3175591v1 genome encodes these proteins:
- the LOC107418532 gene encoding uncharacterized protein LOC107418532 isoform X1: MATKGIVGFVSLDDLSLEMAASLLRSGYSVQAFEISEPLIKDFLKLGGSQCASPMEAGKDVLALVAVIRHADQISDVIFGNEGALKGMEKGSIFILHSTISPSYIQNLEKNFTDDCETAWFVNIQVTKGKSEVLDDKIMITASGRSDAIARAQPVLSAMCEKLYVFEGEVGAGSKIKMVDELLEGIHLVAAMEAISLGAKAGIHPWMIYDIISNAAGNSWVFKNHVPQLLRGTTKYHTLTVFIQKLGAVLDLAKSLPFPLPLLAVAHQQLVHGSIHGFGDNEDAPVTKVWEKMHGVNVSEAVNAETYVPEELASQITASANTVNRIGFIGLGAMGYGMATHLLSSNFTVLGYDVYKPTLARFANAGGLIGNSPAEVCKDVDVLVIMVTNEAQAENVLYGEFGAVSALPTGASIILTSTVSPGFVSQLDRRLQNEGKNLKLVDAPVSGGVKRASMGTLTILASGTDEALKATGSVLSALSEKLYVLKGGCGAGSVVKMVNQLLAGVHIASGAEAMAFGARLGLNTRMLFDVITNSGGTSWMFENRVPHMLDNDYTPYSALDIFVKDLGIVSRECLSRRVPLHISTVAHQLFLAGSAAGWGRQDDAGVVKVYETLTGVKVEGKLSVLNKESVLRSLPSEWPVDPISEIQTLNQSNSKTLVVLDDDPTGTQTVHDIEVLTEWTVESLTEQFRKLPKCFFILTNSRSLSSEKASALIKEICRNLHTAAESVKNADYTVVLRGDSTLRGHFPEEADAAISVLGNMDAWIICPFFLQGGRYTIGDIHYVADSDKLVPAGETEFAKDAAFGYKSSNLREWVEEKTGGRIPASSVTSISIQLLRKGGPDAVCERLCSLKEGSTCVVNAASERDMSVFAAGMIKAEMKGKRYLCRTAASFVSARVGIVPKAPILPRDLGINKERNGGLIVVGSYVPKTTKQVEELKQQCVQFLRSVEVSVPKLAMGSIEERVAEISRAAEMADVFLRARRDTIIMTSRELVTGKTPSESLEINFKVSSALVEIVRKITTKPRYILAKGGITSSDLATKALEAKCAKIVGQALAGVPLWQLGPESRYPGVPYIVFPGNVGDCKALAELVKSWVRPVGLSSTKDLLLNAEKGGYAIGAFNVYNLEGVEAVVAAAEEQHSPAILQIHPGSLKQGGIPLIACCISAAEQATVPITVHFDHGTSKQDLLEALELGFDSLMVDGSHLSFTENVSYTKFISSLAHMKGILVEAELGRLSGTEDDLTVEDYEAKLTDANQAQEFIDETGIDALAVCIGNVHGKYPASGPKLRLDLLKDLHALTSKKGVFLVLHGASGLSKELIKGCIELGVRKFNVNTEVRKAYMDSLSGPNKDLVHVMAAAKEAMKAVVAEKMHLFGSAGKA, translated from the exons ATGGCGACTAAAGGTATTGTTGGCTTTGTAAGCTTAGATGACTTGAGTTTGGAAATGGCCGCTTCGCTTCTCCGTTCTGGCTATTCGGTTCAAGCATTTGAG ATATCTGAGCCTTTGATAAAGGACTTTTTGAAATTAGGTGGATCTCAGTGTGCCAGTCCTATGGAGGCAGGAAAAG ATGTTCTTGCTTTGGTTGCGGTAATACGTCATGCAGATCAAATTAGTGATGTAATATTCGGCAATGAGGGTGCCTTGAAAG GGATGGAAAAAGGCTCTATCTTTATTCTCCATTCAACTATTTCTCCATCATATATCCAGAACCTGGAGAAGAATTTTACAG ATGACTGTGAGACAGCTTGGTTTGTAAATATACAAGTCACTAAAGGAAAGTCTGAAGTATTAGATGACAAAATCATG aTTACTGCCTCAGGAAGGTCAGATGCCATTGCAAGGGCACAACCTGTTCTTTCGG CAATGTGTGAAAAACTATATGTTTTTGAGGGTGAAGTTGGTGCTGGAAG taaaattaaaatggttGATGAACTGCTTGAGGGCATTCATCTTGTTGCTGCTATGGAGGCCATTTCTCTTGGAGCTAAGGCTGGTATTCATCCGTGGATGATCTATGATATTATTTCCAATGCTGCAGGAAATTCATG GGTTTTCAAGAATCATGTTCCTCAGTTGTTAAGGGGTACTACCAAATATCATACCCTCACTGTTTTCATTCAAAAATTG GGTGCTGTTCTGGATTTGGCCAAATCACTTCCTTTTCCTCTCCCACTCTTGGCAGTTGCACATCAACAACTTGTTCATG GGTCTATACATGGTTTTGGAGATAATGAAGATGCACCAGTAACTAAG GTTTGGGAAAAAATGCATGGAGTTAATGTTTCAGAAGCAGTGAATGCGGAAACCTACGTCCCTGAGGAACTAGCAAGCCAAATTACTGCCAGTGCAAATACTGTGAACAGAATTGGTTTCATTGGTCTTGGAGCAATGGGATATGGCATGGCAACTCATCTTCTAAGCTCAAACTTTACTGTTCTTGGTTATGAT GTGTATAAGCCAACTCTTGCTCGATTTGCCAATGCTGGGGGTTTGATTGGAAACTCTCCAGCAGAAGTATGCAAAG ATGTTGATGTGCTTGTAATCATGGTTACTAACGAAGCTCAAGCCGAGAATGTATTGTATGGAGAATTTGGTGCTGTTTCAG CTCTTCCAACTGGAGCATCTATTATCCTTACATCCACTGTCTCTCCTGGATTTGTGAGTCAACTAGACCGCCGGTTGCAAA ATGAAGGCAAGAATTTGAAATTGGTTGATGCACCTGTGTCTGGTGGTGTTAAGAGAGCCTCCATGGGAACACTTACG ATATTGGCATCTGGTACAGATGAAGCTCTTAAGGCTACTGGTTCAGTTCTCTCAG CACTAAGTGAGAAGCTTTATGTTCTTAAAGGAGGTTGTGGGGCTGGAAG TGTTGTCAAGATGGTTAATCAACTGCTTGCTGGAGTTCATATTGCATCGGGAGCTGAGGCAATGGCATTTGGAGCTCGATTAGGTCTAAATACAAGGATGTTGTTTGATGTCATCACAAATAGTGGGGGGACATCTTG GATGTTTGAAAATCGTGTTCCGCATATGTTGGACAATGACTATACCCCATATTCAGCACTAGATATCTTTGTGAAGGATCTG GGCATTGTGTCTCGTGAATGCTTGTCTAGGAGAGTTCCACTTCATATTTCTACAGTTGCACACCAATTGTTCCTTGCAG GTTCTGCTGCGGGTTGGGGTCGACAAGATGATGCTGGTGTGGTTAAG GTCTATGAGACACTCACAGGTGTTAAGGTGGAGGGAAAACTCTCTGTTCTTAATAAAGAATCTGTCTTGCGTTCCCTTCCATCTGAGTGGCCAGTAGATCCCATTTCTGAGATACAAACACTCAACCAGAGTAATTCAAAGACTTTGGTTGTTCTCGATGATGATCCAACTGGAACCCAAACTGTTCACGATATTGAAGTATTAACTGAATG gaCTGTTGAATCACTTACTGAGCAATTCAGAAAACTTCccaaatgtttttttatattaaccAACTCCAGGTCACTGAGTTCTGAAAAG GCCAGTGCATTGATTAAAGAAATATGTAGAAACCTACACACTGCAGCTGAATCAGTCAAGAACGCTGATTATACAGTTGTTTTGAGAGGTGATTCAACCTTACGGGGTCATTTTCCAGAG GAAGCCGATGCTGCCATTTCAGTCCTAGGCAATATGGATGCATGGATCATTTGCCCCTTCTTTCTTCAAGGAGGCCGTTATACCATTGGAGATATTCATTATGTTGCAGATTCTGATAA ACTTGTCCCTGCCGGAGAAACAGAGTTTGCTAAAGATGCTGCTTTTGGCTATAAATCTTCGAATCTCCGGGAG TGGGTGGAGGAGAAAACAGGTGGTCGTATTCCAGCAAGCAGTGTTACTTCTATATCTATCCAACTGCTAAGGAAGGGTGGACCTGATGCTGTGTGTGAGCGCCTTTGTAGTTTGAAGGAG GGGTCAACATGTGTAGTTAATGCCGCTAGTGAAAGAGACATGTCTGTCTTTGCAGCTGGAATGATCAAG GCTGAAATGAAGGGAAAGCGTTACTTATGCCGCACTGCTGCTAGTTTTGTTTCTGCTCGTGTTGGAATTGTCCCAAAAGCTCCAATTTTGCCAAGGGATCTAGGAATAAACAAAGAAAGGAATGGTGGTCTCATAGTTGTGGGGTCCTACGttccaaaaacaacaaaacag GTCGAAGAGCTTAAACAACAGTGTGTTCAATTTTTAAGAAGCGTTGAG GTCTCTGTTCCTAAACTTGCCATGGGATCTATAGAAGAAAGGGTAGCAGAAATTAGTAGAGCAGCTGAGATGGCAGATGTTTTCCTCAGGGCTCGTAGGGACACTATAATAATGACCAGTCGAGAGCTTGTCACTGGGAAAA CTCCCTCAGAAAGTTTGGAAATCAACTTCAAAGTAAGCTCTGCCTTGGTGGAAATAGTTAGGAAGATAACCACAAAGCCGCGCTACATTCTTGCAAAG GGGGGAATTACTTCATCAGATCTTGCCACGAAAGCTCTTGAAGCGAAATGTGCCAAGATAGTAGGACAAGCTTTGGCCGGTGTGCCATTGTGGCAGCTAGGTCCTGAAAGCAGATACCCAGGAGTTCCATACATAGTTTTTCCTG GTAATGTTGGTGATTGTAAAGCACTAGCAGAGCTTGTGAAGTCATGGGTTCGTCCTGTTGGACTTTCATCAACAAAAGATCTTCTTTTG aatgcGGAAAAGGGGGGATATGCTATTGGAGCATTTAACGTTTACAATTTGGAAGGAGTTGAGGCAGTTGTTGCTGCAGCCGAGGAGCAACATAGTCCTGCCATACTACAG ATACATCCTGGTTCCCTGAAACAGGGAGGCATTCCTTTGATTGCATGTTGCATATCTGCTGCTGAACAAGCCACT GTTCCCATCACTGTTCACTTTGATCATGGAACTTCAAAGCAAGATCTGTTGGAAGCTCTTGAGTTG GGATTTGATTCATTGATGGTAGACGGTTCACATCTTTCATTCACGGAAAATGTCTCATACACAAAGTTCATATCATCGTTGGCTCATATGAAAGGGATACTAGTGGAAGCTGAGCTTGGGAGACTATCAGGGACAGAAGATGACTTGACTGTGGAAGATTATGAAGCGAAGCTAACAGATGCTAATCAG GCTCAAGAGTTCATTGATGAGACTGGTATAGATGCTTTGGCAGTGTGCATTGGAAATGTCCATGGGAAATACCCTGCAAGTGGCCCAAAGCTAAGACTCGATTTGCTTAAG GATTTGCATGCTTTGACTTCAAAGAAAGGAGTCTTCTTGGTGCTTCATGGAGCTTCTGGCTTGTCTAAAGAACTTATCAAG GGATGTATAGAACTCGGCGTGAGAAAGTTCAATGTGAACACTGAGGTGCGCAAGGCTTACATGGATTCACTTAGTGGCCCCAATAAAGATCTAGTCCATGTTATGGCCGCTGCAAAGGAAGCAATGAAAGCTGTGGTTGCAGAGAAGATGCATCTGTTTGGTTCGGCCGGGAAGGCATGA
- the LOC107418532 gene encoding uncharacterized protein LOC107418532 isoform X3, protein MATKGIVGFVSLDDLSLEMAASLLRSGYSVQAFEISEPLIKDFLKLGGSQCASPMEAGKDVLALVAVIRHADQISDVIFGNEGALKGMEKGSIFILHSTISPSYIQNLEKNFTDDCETAWFVNIQVTKGKSEVLDDKIMITASGRSDAIARAQPVLSAMCEKLYVFEGEVGAGSKIKMVDELLEGIHLVAAMEAISLGAKAGIHPWMIYDIISNAAGNSWVFKNHVPQLLRGTTKYHTLTVFIQKLGAVLDLAKSLPFPLPLLAVAHQQLVHGSIHGFGDNEDAPVTKVWEKMHGVNVSEAVNAETYVPEELASQITASANTVNRIGFIGLGAMGYGMATHLLSSNFTVLGYDVYKPTLARFANAGGLIGNSPAEVCKDVDVLVIMVTNEAQAENVLYGEFGAVSALPTGASIILTSTVSPGFVSQLDRRLQNEGKNLKLVDAPVSGGVKRASMGTLTILASGTDEALKATGSVLSALSEKLYVLKGGCGAGSVVKMVNQLLAGVHIASGAEAMAFGARLGLNTRMLFDVITNSGGTSWMFENRVPHMLDNDYTPYSALDIFVKDLGIVSRECLSRRVPLHISTVAHQLFLAGSAAGWGRQDDAGVVKVYETLTGVKVEGKLSVLNKESVLRSLPSEWPVDPISEIQTLNQSNSKTLVVLDDDPTGTQTVHDIEVLTEWTVESLTEQFRKLPKCFFILTNSRSLSSEKASALIKEICRNLHTAAESVKNADYTVVLRGDSTLRGHFPEEADAAISVLGNMDAWIICPFFLQGGRYTIGDIHYVADSDKLVPAGETEFAKDAAFGYKSSNLREWVEEKTGGRIPASSVTSISIQLLRKGGPDAVCERLCSLKEGSTCVVNAASERDMSVFAAGMIKAEMKGKRYLCRTAASFVSARVGIVPKAPILPRDLGINKERNGGLIVVGSYVPKTTKQVEELKQQCVQFLRSVEVSVPKLAMGSIEERVAEISRAAEMADVFLRARRDTIIMTSRELVTGKTPSESLEINFKVSSALVEIVRKITTKPRYILAKGGITSSDLATKALEAKCAKIVGQALAGVPLWQLGPESRYPGVPYIVFPGNVGDCKALAELVKSWVRPVGLSSTKDLLLNAEKGGYAIGAFNVYNLEGVEAVVAAAEEQHSPAILQIHPGSLKQGGIPLIACCISAAEQATVPITVHFDHGTSKQDLLEALELVI, encoded by the exons ATGGCGACTAAAGGTATTGTTGGCTTTGTAAGCTTAGATGACTTGAGTTTGGAAATGGCCGCTTCGCTTCTCCGTTCTGGCTATTCGGTTCAAGCATTTGAG ATATCTGAGCCTTTGATAAAGGACTTTTTGAAATTAGGTGGATCTCAGTGTGCCAGTCCTATGGAGGCAGGAAAAG ATGTTCTTGCTTTGGTTGCGGTAATACGTCATGCAGATCAAATTAGTGATGTAATATTCGGCAATGAGGGTGCCTTGAAAG GGATGGAAAAAGGCTCTATCTTTATTCTCCATTCAACTATTTCTCCATCATATATCCAGAACCTGGAGAAGAATTTTACAG ATGACTGTGAGACAGCTTGGTTTGTAAATATACAAGTCACTAAAGGAAAGTCTGAAGTATTAGATGACAAAATCATG aTTACTGCCTCAGGAAGGTCAGATGCCATTGCAAGGGCACAACCTGTTCTTTCGG CAATGTGTGAAAAACTATATGTTTTTGAGGGTGAAGTTGGTGCTGGAAG taaaattaaaatggttGATGAACTGCTTGAGGGCATTCATCTTGTTGCTGCTATGGAGGCCATTTCTCTTGGAGCTAAGGCTGGTATTCATCCGTGGATGATCTATGATATTATTTCCAATGCTGCAGGAAATTCATG GGTTTTCAAGAATCATGTTCCTCAGTTGTTAAGGGGTACTACCAAATATCATACCCTCACTGTTTTCATTCAAAAATTG GGTGCTGTTCTGGATTTGGCCAAATCACTTCCTTTTCCTCTCCCACTCTTGGCAGTTGCACATCAACAACTTGTTCATG GGTCTATACATGGTTTTGGAGATAATGAAGATGCACCAGTAACTAAG GTTTGGGAAAAAATGCATGGAGTTAATGTTTCAGAAGCAGTGAATGCGGAAACCTACGTCCCTGAGGAACTAGCAAGCCAAATTACTGCCAGTGCAAATACTGTGAACAGAATTGGTTTCATTGGTCTTGGAGCAATGGGATATGGCATGGCAACTCATCTTCTAAGCTCAAACTTTACTGTTCTTGGTTATGAT GTGTATAAGCCAACTCTTGCTCGATTTGCCAATGCTGGGGGTTTGATTGGAAACTCTCCAGCAGAAGTATGCAAAG ATGTTGATGTGCTTGTAATCATGGTTACTAACGAAGCTCAAGCCGAGAATGTATTGTATGGAGAATTTGGTGCTGTTTCAG CTCTTCCAACTGGAGCATCTATTATCCTTACATCCACTGTCTCTCCTGGATTTGTGAGTCAACTAGACCGCCGGTTGCAAA ATGAAGGCAAGAATTTGAAATTGGTTGATGCACCTGTGTCTGGTGGTGTTAAGAGAGCCTCCATGGGAACACTTACG ATATTGGCATCTGGTACAGATGAAGCTCTTAAGGCTACTGGTTCAGTTCTCTCAG CACTAAGTGAGAAGCTTTATGTTCTTAAAGGAGGTTGTGGGGCTGGAAG TGTTGTCAAGATGGTTAATCAACTGCTTGCTGGAGTTCATATTGCATCGGGAGCTGAGGCAATGGCATTTGGAGCTCGATTAGGTCTAAATACAAGGATGTTGTTTGATGTCATCACAAATAGTGGGGGGACATCTTG GATGTTTGAAAATCGTGTTCCGCATATGTTGGACAATGACTATACCCCATATTCAGCACTAGATATCTTTGTGAAGGATCTG GGCATTGTGTCTCGTGAATGCTTGTCTAGGAGAGTTCCACTTCATATTTCTACAGTTGCACACCAATTGTTCCTTGCAG GTTCTGCTGCGGGTTGGGGTCGACAAGATGATGCTGGTGTGGTTAAG GTCTATGAGACACTCACAGGTGTTAAGGTGGAGGGAAAACTCTCTGTTCTTAATAAAGAATCTGTCTTGCGTTCCCTTCCATCTGAGTGGCCAGTAGATCCCATTTCTGAGATACAAACACTCAACCAGAGTAATTCAAAGACTTTGGTTGTTCTCGATGATGATCCAACTGGAACCCAAACTGTTCACGATATTGAAGTATTAACTGAATG gaCTGTTGAATCACTTACTGAGCAATTCAGAAAACTTCccaaatgtttttttatattaaccAACTCCAGGTCACTGAGTTCTGAAAAG GCCAGTGCATTGATTAAAGAAATATGTAGAAACCTACACACTGCAGCTGAATCAGTCAAGAACGCTGATTATACAGTTGTTTTGAGAGGTGATTCAACCTTACGGGGTCATTTTCCAGAG GAAGCCGATGCTGCCATTTCAGTCCTAGGCAATATGGATGCATGGATCATTTGCCCCTTCTTTCTTCAAGGAGGCCGTTATACCATTGGAGATATTCATTATGTTGCAGATTCTGATAA ACTTGTCCCTGCCGGAGAAACAGAGTTTGCTAAAGATGCTGCTTTTGGCTATAAATCTTCGAATCTCCGGGAG TGGGTGGAGGAGAAAACAGGTGGTCGTATTCCAGCAAGCAGTGTTACTTCTATATCTATCCAACTGCTAAGGAAGGGTGGACCTGATGCTGTGTGTGAGCGCCTTTGTAGTTTGAAGGAG GGGTCAACATGTGTAGTTAATGCCGCTAGTGAAAGAGACATGTCTGTCTTTGCAGCTGGAATGATCAAG GCTGAAATGAAGGGAAAGCGTTACTTATGCCGCACTGCTGCTAGTTTTGTTTCTGCTCGTGTTGGAATTGTCCCAAAAGCTCCAATTTTGCCAAGGGATCTAGGAATAAACAAAGAAAGGAATGGTGGTCTCATAGTTGTGGGGTCCTACGttccaaaaacaacaaaacag GTCGAAGAGCTTAAACAACAGTGTGTTCAATTTTTAAGAAGCGTTGAG GTCTCTGTTCCTAAACTTGCCATGGGATCTATAGAAGAAAGGGTAGCAGAAATTAGTAGAGCAGCTGAGATGGCAGATGTTTTCCTCAGGGCTCGTAGGGACACTATAATAATGACCAGTCGAGAGCTTGTCACTGGGAAAA CTCCCTCAGAAAGTTTGGAAATCAACTTCAAAGTAAGCTCTGCCTTGGTGGAAATAGTTAGGAAGATAACCACAAAGCCGCGCTACATTCTTGCAAAG GGGGGAATTACTTCATCAGATCTTGCCACGAAAGCTCTTGAAGCGAAATGTGCCAAGATAGTAGGACAAGCTTTGGCCGGTGTGCCATTGTGGCAGCTAGGTCCTGAAAGCAGATACCCAGGAGTTCCATACATAGTTTTTCCTG GTAATGTTGGTGATTGTAAAGCACTAGCAGAGCTTGTGAAGTCATGGGTTCGTCCTGTTGGACTTTCATCAACAAAAGATCTTCTTTTG aatgcGGAAAAGGGGGGATATGCTATTGGAGCATTTAACGTTTACAATTTGGAAGGAGTTGAGGCAGTTGTTGCTGCAGCCGAGGAGCAACATAGTCCTGCCATACTACAG ATACATCCTGGTTCCCTGAAACAGGGAGGCATTCCTTTGATTGCATGTTGCATATCTGCTGCTGAACAAGCCACT GTTCCCATCACTGTTCACTTTGATCATGGAACTTCAAAGCAAGATCTGTTGGAAGCTCTTGAGTTGGTAATTTGA